In a single window of the Streptomyces cinnabarinus genome:
- the kstD gene encoding 3-oxosteroid 1-dehydrogenase, translating to MTASASPTRRRVLTTAAATTAALALSQQHASAADLPLLGTYDVVVVGAGAAGMTAALTAARQGLTCVVLEKAATFGGSAARSGAGIWIPNNSVILAAGVPDTPAKAAAYLAAVVGPEVSAARQAAFLTHGPAMLSYLMAHSPLRFRWMEGYSDYYPELPGGLPGGRSIEPDQLDGNLLGAELARLNPPYMPVPAGMVVFSADYKWLALAAVNAKGAAVAATCLARGTKAAALGQKPLTMGQSLAAGLRAGLASAGVPVWLGTPLTDLHIENGVVTGAVVTRDGSAPALVRARKGVIIGSGGFEHNAAMRAQYQRQPIGTDWTVGAKENTGDGIRAGERVGGALALMDDAWWGPAIPLPGQPYFCLAERTLPGGLLVNAAGARFVNEAAPYSDVVHTMYDQNPTNPAIPAWLVVDQNYRNRYLFRDVAPTLPFPDSWYSSGAAHKAWSWDALARSIGVAPAALRATVDRFNSQALQGKDPDHHRGDSAYDHYYTDPAVLPNSCLAPLWLPPYHAFRIVPGDLGTKGGLRTDPQARVLRPDGTPIPGLYAAGNASAAVMGHSYAGAGSTIGPAMTFGYIAARHLAGTL from the coding sequence ATGACCGCGAGCGCATCGCCCACCCGCAGACGGGTCCTCACCACCGCCGCCGCCACGACAGCGGCCCTGGCGCTGAGCCAACAGCACGCCTCCGCCGCCGACTTACCCCTCCTCGGTACGTACGACGTCGTGGTCGTCGGCGCCGGTGCGGCCGGGATGACGGCCGCCCTCACCGCCGCCCGCCAGGGCCTGACCTGCGTGGTCCTCGAAAAGGCGGCCACCTTCGGCGGCTCGGCCGCCCGCTCCGGCGCCGGGATCTGGATCCCCAACAACTCCGTGATCCTCGCGGCGGGCGTGCCGGACACCCCGGCCAAGGCCGCCGCCTACCTCGCCGCGGTGGTCGGCCCCGAGGTCTCCGCGGCCCGCCAGGCGGCCTTCCTCACCCATGGCCCCGCCATGCTGTCGTACCTCATGGCCCACAGCCCTCTCCGCTTCCGCTGGATGGAGGGCTACAGCGATTACTACCCCGAGTTGCCCGGCGGTCTCCCGGGCGGCCGGTCGATCGAACCCGACCAGCTCGACGGCAACCTCCTCGGCGCCGAACTGGCCCGTCTGAACCCGCCGTACATGCCCGTCCCGGCCGGGATGGTGGTCTTCAGCGCCGACTACAAGTGGCTGGCCCTGGCCGCCGTGAACGCCAAGGGCGCCGCCGTGGCCGCGACTTGTCTGGCCCGGGGCACGAAGGCGGCGGCGCTGGGGCAGAAGCCCCTGACGATGGGGCAGTCCCTGGCGGCGGGCCTGCGCGCGGGGCTGGCCTCGGCCGGTGTCCCGGTGTGGCTCGGCACCCCGCTCACCGACCTCCACATCGAGAACGGCGTCGTCACCGGCGCGGTCGTCACCCGTGACGGCTCCGCCCCCGCCCTGGTCCGCGCCCGCAAGGGCGTGATCATCGGCTCCGGCGGCTTCGAGCACAACGCGGCGATGCGCGCCCAGTACCAGCGCCAGCCGATCGGCACGGACTGGACCGTCGGCGCCAAGGAGAACACCGGCGACGGGATCCGCGCGGGCGAACGGGTGGGCGGGGCGCTTGCGTTGATGGACGACGCCTGGTGGGGCCCGGCGATACCGCTCCCGGGGCAGCCGTACTTCTGTCTCGCCGAACGCACCCTGCCCGGCGGGCTGTTGGTCAACGCGGCGGGCGCGCGGTTCGTGAACGAGGCGGCGCCGTACAGCGATGTCGTGCACACCATGTACGACCAGAACCCGACGAACCCGGCGATCCCGGCCTGGCTGGTCGTGGACCAGAACTACCGCAACCGCTACCTGTTCCGGGACGTGGCCCCGACGCTGCCCTTCCCGGACTCCTGGTACAGCTCGGGCGCGGCCCACAAGGCGTGGAGCTGGGACGCCCTGGCGCGCTCGATCGGCGTGGCGCCGGCCGCCCTGCGCGCGACGGTGGACCGCTTCAACTCCCAGGCCCTGCAGGGCAAGGACCCGGACCACCACCGGGGCGACAGCGCGTATGACCACTACTACACGGACCCGGCGGTCCTCCCGAACTCCTGCCTGGCCCCGCTCTGGCTCCCGCCGTACCACGCCTTCCGCATCGTCCCGGGCGACCTGGGCACCAAGGGCGGCCTGCGCACCGACCCACAGGCCCGGGTCCTGCGCCCCGACGGCACGCCGATCCCGGGCCTGTACGCGGCGGGCAACGCCAGCGCGGCGGTCATGGGCCACAGCTACGCGGGCGCGGGCTCGACCATCGGCCCGGCGATGACGTTCGGCTACATAGCGGCCAGGCACCTGGCGGGAACCCTGTAG
- a CDS encoding DUF4229 domain-containing protein: protein MLRYTLMRLGIFAGCLVVVWGLVYSGVMPRGLGDSNGMWVILLALLISAPISFVVLRKERDRASVQIVERVDRVKANLEANRSQEDVADDSARAQGQTS, encoded by the coding sequence ATGCTCCGCTACACGCTGATGCGCCTCGGGATCTTCGCGGGCTGCCTCGTGGTCGTCTGGGGCCTCGTCTACTCCGGTGTCATGCCGCGTGGGCTCGGCGACTCCAACGGCATGTGGGTCATCCTGCTCGCCCTGCTGATCTCCGCCCCGATCAGCTTCGTCGTCCTGCGCAAGGAACGCGACCGCGCCTCCGTCCAGATCGTCGAGCGCGTCGACCGGGTCAAGGCCAACCTGGAGGCGAACCGCTCCCAGGAGGACGTGGCCGACGACTCCGCCCGGGCCCAGGGACAGACGTCCTAG
- a CDS encoding FG-GAP and VCBS repeat-containing protein, which yields MFTRSTVRLALATATAASLTGGLLTLSVSTATAATPAKYADDFNGDGYRDYAVAAVGGGEFVVTYGTATGPGTTTKTFSQSTSGVPGTAGETNGYGDAFGEDLAPADFNRDGYADLAVADFTEKVDGKVSSGAVTILWGSKSGLTGTGAIRLKITASSHRGFGKQIEAGDFNGDGKTDLAVADGIEAVRIYRGGFSKTGTTGSVTKHVPNQLLEPAGLVAGKVTKDGATDLFLLGQGYHNDKMTQDAWFIRGGATIKSGAITVYNSSEPDYSPSGVVADFNKDGYGDLAVGDTRYNGKAGSVVVWRGGSTGPGTKYRVSQSTSGVATAASAREYFGQSLSAGDTNGDGYPDLAVGVPYETVSSQDDAGGLHVLRGGKSGLTGTNSQWFTRATAGVPGSPTQYNNFGSLVRVRDIDRDGDKDVLVSADYYSPSVLLPGTGAGITGSGAQELGIVAAFPQ from the coding sequence ATGTTCACGCGCAGCACCGTTCGCCTGGCGCTCGCCACGGCCACGGCCGCCTCCCTCACCGGCGGACTGCTCACCCTCTCGGTGAGCACCGCGACCGCGGCCACCCCGGCGAAGTACGCCGACGACTTCAACGGCGACGGGTACCGGGACTACGCCGTTGCCGCCGTCGGCGGCGGCGAGTTCGTCGTCACCTACGGGACCGCCACCGGCCCCGGCACCACCACCAAGACCTTCAGCCAGTCCACCTCGGGCGTCCCGGGCACGGCCGGGGAGACCAACGGCTACGGCGACGCCTTCGGCGAGGACCTGGCCCCCGCCGACTTCAACCGGGACGGCTACGCCGACCTCGCCGTCGCCGACTTCACCGAGAAGGTCGACGGCAAGGTCAGCTCCGGCGCGGTCACCATCCTGTGGGGCTCGAAGTCCGGCCTCACCGGAACCGGCGCCATCCGCCTCAAGATCACCGCCAGTTCGCACCGCGGCTTCGGCAAGCAGATCGAGGCTGGTGACTTCAACGGCGACGGCAAGACCGACCTCGCGGTCGCCGACGGCATCGAGGCGGTACGGATCTACCGGGGCGGATTCTCCAAGACCGGTACGACGGGTTCGGTCACCAAGCACGTCCCGAACCAGCTGCTCGAACCGGCCGGCCTCGTGGCGGGCAAGGTCACCAAGGACGGCGCGACCGACCTCTTCCTGCTCGGTCAGGGCTACCACAACGACAAGATGACCCAGGACGCCTGGTTCATCCGCGGTGGCGCCACGATCAAGTCCGGCGCGATCACTGTCTACAACAGCTCCGAGCCGGACTACAGCCCCTCCGGTGTCGTCGCCGACTTCAACAAGGACGGCTACGGCGACCTCGCGGTCGGGGACACCAGGTACAACGGCAAGGCCGGATCGGTCGTCGTCTGGCGCGGCGGCAGCACGGGTCCCGGCACCAAGTACCGCGTCTCGCAGTCGACTTCGGGCGTGGCCACGGCCGCCTCGGCGCGGGAGTACTTCGGCCAGAGCCTGTCCGCCGGGGACACCAACGGCGACGGGTACCCGGACCTCGCGGTCGGCGTCCCCTACGAGACGGTCAGCTCACAGGACGACGCGGGCGGCCTCCACGTCCTGCGCGGCGGCAAGTCGGGCCTGACCGGCACGAACTCGCAGTGGTTCACCCGCGCCACGGCCGGCGTCCCCGGAAGCCCGACCCAGTACAACAACTTCGGCTCCCTGGTCCGCGTCCGCGACATCGACCGGGACGGTGACAAGGACGTCCTGGTGTCGGCCGACTACTACAGCCCGAGCGTCCTGCTGCCCGGCACGGGTGCGGGCATCACGGGTTCCGGCGCTCAGGAACTGGGCATCGTGGCGGCGTTCCCGCAGTAG
- a CDS encoding ATP-binding protein, giving the protein MNAEITTPTAELAQRIGATPRGARLARHLATQQLAAWGYPHDCEVSETAQLLVAELAANAVLHGRVPGRAFELRLLLLPEDTLRIEVSDARGDRKLRYVTEAESERGRGLILVTLLARTWGVAERDVGKTVWAELSLDFTRASRDIPTSDTSSGIQVPGHRSAMP; this is encoded by the coding sequence GTGAACGCCGAAATCACCACCCCCACAGCCGAACTGGCCCAGCGCATCGGAGCCACCCCACGCGGCGCGCGCCTGGCCCGGCACCTGGCAACCCAACAGCTCGCGGCCTGGGGGTACCCCCACGACTGCGAGGTCAGCGAGACGGCGCAGCTCCTGGTCGCGGAACTGGCGGCCAATGCCGTGCTCCATGGGCGGGTCCCCGGTCGCGCCTTCGAGCTGCGGCTTCTGCTGCTCCCGGAGGACACGCTGCGTATCGAGGTGAGCGATGCGCGAGGCGACCGAAAACTGCGGTACGTGACGGAGGCGGAGAGCGAGCGGGGGCGGGGTCTGATCCTCGTGACGCTGCTGGCGCGGACCTGGGGTGTGGCCGAGCGGGACGTAGGAAAGACGGTGTGGGCGGAGCTCTCGCTTGACTTCACAAGAGCGTCGCGCGACATTCCCACTTCTGACACATCGTCAGGGATTCAAGTTCCGGGACACAGGAGCGCCATGCCATGA
- a CDS encoding helix-turn-helix domain-containing protein — protein sequence MSDHDGATGFFIALGKQLKILRERKGLTQKEFGAKVGYGPDAISAMERGVRTPQPDLLDRAEEILDAGGLLREVIPEVREAMSKARTRHPEWYRNYAGLEAEAVELHFYANHAVHGLLQTEDHARAVFTKQRPFLDEDTIERRVADRLSRQQVFERSPAPIVSYVLEEVVLDRPIGGRRVHADQLRRMLHVGQMQNVEIQAMPTEVVEHPSLGSAFNLLTPKGHGQVAYTEAQGHPRLITDPEEVRKIADRYGIMRAMALSPAETRKLIESKLEEL from the coding sequence GTGAGCGACCACGACGGCGCGACGGGGTTCTTCATCGCCCTCGGCAAGCAACTGAAGATCCTGCGCGAGCGGAAGGGGCTGACCCAGAAGGAGTTCGGGGCGAAGGTGGGATACGGCCCCGACGCGATCTCGGCGATGGAGCGGGGAGTACGGACTCCGCAGCCCGACTTGCTGGACCGGGCCGAGGAGATCCTGGACGCCGGGGGCCTGTTGAGGGAGGTCATTCCCGAGGTCAGGGAGGCGATGTCGAAGGCACGGACGCGGCATCCGGAGTGGTACCGGAACTACGCGGGGTTGGAGGCGGAGGCGGTTGAGCTGCACTTCTACGCCAATCACGCGGTACACGGGCTGCTTCAGACGGAGGACCACGCAAGGGCCGTGTTCACCAAACAGCGGCCGTTTCTAGACGAGGACACGATCGAGCGGCGGGTCGCGGACCGGCTCTCGCGACAGCAGGTCTTCGAGCGGTCCCCCGCTCCGATCGTCAGCTACGTCCTCGAAGAGGTCGTGCTGGACCGGCCGATCGGTGGACGACGCGTGCATGCGGACCAGCTGCGGCGCATGCTGCACGTCGGGCAGATGCAGAACGTGGAGATCCAGGCGATGCCGACCGAGGTAGTGGAACACCCCAGCCTGGGCAGCGCGTTCAACCTACTGACGCCCAAGGGGCATGGACAGGTCGCTTACACGGAGGCACAGGGGCACCCCCGGCTGATCACCGACCCTGAGGAGGTCCGGAAGATCGCAGACCGCTATGGGATCATGCGAGCCATGGCGCTCTCCCCTGCAGAGACGCGGAAGTTGATCGAGAGCAAGCTGGAGGAGCTATGA
- a CDS encoding AzlD domain-containing protein — protein MSATVAMILALAVGTYAFRLVGPVLHGRVELSSRVRELLSAGAVVLLVALLATGALTEDGGSAGWARPAGVLAGGVLAWRKAPFVVVVLGAAGVAAGLRWLGVP, from the coding sequence ATGAGCGCGACGGTCGCCATGATCCTGGCGCTGGCCGTCGGGACGTACGCCTTCCGGCTGGTCGGGCCGGTGCTGCACGGCCGGGTGGAGCTGTCCTCGCGGGTGCGGGAACTGCTCTCCGCCGGGGCGGTGGTGCTGCTCGTGGCCCTGCTGGCGACGGGGGCCCTGACGGAGGACGGCGGGTCCGCGGGCTGGGCCCGCCCGGCCGGGGTACTCGCCGGAGGCGTACTGGCGTGGCGGAAGGCGCCGTTCGTGGTGGTGGTCCTGGGCGCGGCGGGGGTCGCGGCGGGGCTCCGATGGCTGGGGGTGCCGTGA
- a CDS encoding GNAT family N-acetyltransferase codes for MALTFTLDPAIDPTLRDGVLDLWTDVSNAGGSVGFVPPVTRDAIRPELVKHFVAMAEGRTRLLVGHDTDGHVAATAFLTFNTHRLMRHWVWLYTVMVHPSHQGKGYGRDLLDAAAQAARTFDGIAAIRLTCRGGMGLERFYGSCGYKEVGRIPDAIRVAPDDHRDDVIMLLPLH; via the coding sequence GTGGCCCTTACATTCACACTCGACCCCGCCATAGACCCCACCCTCCGCGACGGCGTCCTGGACCTGTGGACCGACGTCTCCAACGCCGGCGGCTCCGTAGGCTTCGTACCCCCGGTCACGCGGGACGCGATCCGCCCCGAACTGGTGAAACACTTCGTGGCGATGGCCGAGGGCAGGACCAGACTCCTCGTCGGACACGACACCGACGGCCACGTCGCCGCCACCGCGTTCCTCACCTTCAACACGCACCGGCTCATGCGGCACTGGGTCTGGCTGTACACGGTGATGGTGCACCCGAGCCACCAGGGCAAGGGATACGGCCGCGACCTCCTGGACGCCGCCGCCCAGGCCGCCCGCACCTTCGACGGCATAGCCGCGATACGCCTCACCTGCCGCGGCGGCATGGGCCTGGAGCGCTTCTACGGCTCCTGCGGCTACAAGGAGGTCGGCCGGATACCGGACGCCATCCGCGTCGCCCCGGACGACCACCGCGACGACGTGATCATGCTGCTGCCGCTCCACTGA
- a CDS encoding DUF899 family protein produces the protein MPNTPLPGRPPIVDLAAWRTARDELLVREKAHTHEGDAIAAARRRLPMVEFDGTTTVVGPEGPVPFLDLFQGRDELVVYQHMWYDGAPHQGQCEGCTTTAWHLRDSVYLNARGVSFAFLTTGPWEEVAEFVAFMGYTEPWYSVRDTPPPVGGEMGYLSSFLRDGDRTFLTYSTTGRGTERANSAVGLLDMTPYGRGEAWEDKPEGWPEGDVPCWFWRADADGAATWGPTSRPVPQWTRPGATPVETLGRLGSYH, from the coding sequence ATGCCGAACACCCCGCTCCCCGGCCGTCCGCCCATCGTCGACCTGGCCGCCTGGCGGACCGCCCGCGATGAGCTGCTGGTCCGCGAGAAGGCCCACACCCACGAGGGGGACGCCATCGCGGCAGCTCGGCGCCGGCTGCCGATGGTGGAGTTCGACGGGACGACGACGGTCGTCGGCCCCGAGGGACCGGTGCCGTTCCTGGACCTCTTCCAGGGGCGGGACGAGCTCGTCGTGTACCAGCACATGTGGTACGACGGCGCCCCGCACCAGGGGCAGTGCGAGGGCTGCACCACCACCGCCTGGCACCTCAGGGACTCCGTGTATCTCAACGCCCGCGGTGTGTCGTTCGCCTTCCTGACCACGGGCCCGTGGGAGGAGGTGGCCGAGTTCGTCGCGTTCATGGGATACACCGAGCCCTGGTACTCGGTGCGGGACACGCCCCCGCCGGTCGGCGGCGAGATGGGTTACCTCTCCTCCTTCCTGCGCGACGGCGACCGCACCTTCCTCACCTACTCCACGACCGGCCGCGGGACCGAGCGGGCCAACAGCGCCGTGGGCCTGCTCGACATGACGCCCTACGGCCGCGGCGAGGCGTGGGAGGACAAGCCGGAGGGCTGGCCCGAGGGAGACGTCCCGTGCTGGTTCTGGCGCGCGGACGCGGACGGGGCCGCCACCTGGGGCCCGACCAGCCGCCCCGTACCGCAGTGGACCCGCCCCGGCGCGACCCCCGTGGAGACCCTCGGCAGGCTGGGCAGCTACCACTGA
- a CDS encoding TetR/AcrR family transcriptional regulator, which translates to MGAVKTKRMPRAVREQQMLDAAVRTFGRRGYMAASMDEIAELAGVSKPLVYLYLNSKEDLFTACIRREAHALTAAVRSGVQPDAPADRQLWDGLRAFFTHTAQHPDGWSVLHLQARTHGDVFAAEVTAMREEIVAFVTQLILAAARAAHRDPDLPEHEIAGLAEALVGAAESLAGWANATPGVTARQAAATLMNFAWAGLGNLMDGRPWVPPVS; encoded by the coding sequence ATGGGTGCAGTCAAGACCAAGCGGATGCCTCGGGCGGTCCGTGAGCAGCAGATGCTGGATGCCGCCGTGCGGACCTTCGGGCGGCGTGGGTACATGGCCGCCTCGATGGACGAGATCGCCGAACTCGCCGGTGTCTCCAAGCCGTTGGTCTATCTGTACCTGAACTCCAAGGAAGACCTCTTCACCGCCTGCATCCGCCGCGAGGCGCACGCGCTCACCGCCGCCGTGCGCTCCGGAGTGCAGCCGGACGCGCCCGCCGACCGCCAACTCTGGGACGGTCTGCGGGCGTTCTTCACGCACACCGCGCAACACCCGGACGGCTGGTCGGTACTGCACCTCCAGGCGCGCACCCACGGCGATGTGTTCGCCGCCGAGGTGACCGCGATGCGCGAGGAGATCGTCGCGTTCGTCACCCAGCTGATCCTCGCCGCCGCCCGCGCCGCCCACCGCGACCCCGACCTCCCCGAGCACGAGATCGCCGGGCTCGCCGAGGCCCTCGTCGGCGCCGCCGAGTCGCTCGCCGGCTGGGCCAACGCCACCCCGGGCGTCACCGCTCGCCAGGCCGCCGCGACCCTGATGAACTTCGCCTGGGCGGGCCTGGGCAATCTGATGGACGGCCGGCCCTGGGTGCCGCCGGTCAGCTGA
- a CDS encoding AMP-dependent synthetase/ligase has translation MSTPLPSFAASAAFDDAPAPTLVEPETRRLDGVVREAYVPPFAPPVSHGSLGDLPFDNALAVPDKVLLSRRTEDGGWTDVTATRFAEQVLAVAKGLIAEGLTPGDRIAVMARTTYEWTLLDFAAWAAGLVTVPVYPTSSVFQTRWILQDSGAVALVTETVAQAAALGPELDRIPDLRHLWVMEKGHVDRLAEAGAPIPDQEVDVRRGMLGPATLATLIYTSGTTGRPKGCALSHGNFFAEVDNAIELLYPVFKSRSNEEVSVLLFLPMSHVFGRMVAVACVRARVRLGHAPSLQAEDLMADLAAFRPTCLLAIPYMLEKVYNAARAKAEAGGRLTMFDRAAAVAGRYGEAMEAKQHGTGSGPGRALAMARTFYDPLVYRRIRNAMGGRVRHAICGGSPLGRRLAAFYAGAGIEIYEGYGLTETTAAATVTPPLKPRLGTVGWPMPGTRVRIAADGEILISGEQVLRGYWDPSAGGVVPAAVDGWLATGDIGELDDEGYLTITGRKKELLITAGGKSVAPAPLENWLRSHPLISQAMVLGDRRPYVSALITLDMDGITHWRRMNGRHPVPAELLVNDEELRAIIQRALDEANKLVSRPESIRRFAILPTDFTEMAGHLTPSMKLRREAVMKDFAFEIEELYER, from the coding sequence GTGTCCACGCCACTGCCGTCCTTCGCCGCATCCGCAGCCTTCGACGACGCTCCCGCCCCCACCCTCGTGGAGCCGGAGACCCGGCGCCTCGACGGAGTCGTCCGGGAGGCATACGTACCGCCCTTCGCCCCGCCCGTCTCGCACGGATCGCTGGGCGACCTGCCCTTCGACAACGCCCTCGCGGTGCCGGACAAGGTGCTGCTCAGCCGTAGGACGGAGGACGGCGGCTGGACGGACGTGACGGCGACGCGCTTCGCCGAGCAGGTGCTCGCCGTGGCCAAGGGGCTGATCGCCGAGGGGCTGACGCCGGGCGACCGGATCGCGGTCATGGCGCGGACGACGTACGAGTGGACGCTCCTGGACTTCGCCGCCTGGGCCGCGGGTCTGGTGACCGTCCCGGTCTATCCGACCTCCTCCGTCTTCCAGACCCGCTGGATCCTCCAGGACTCCGGCGCGGTCGCCCTGGTCACCGAGACCGTCGCGCAGGCCGCCGCCCTCGGTCCCGAGCTGGACCGCATCCCCGACCTCCGGCACCTGTGGGTGATGGAGAAGGGGCACGTGGACCGGCTCGCCGAGGCCGGGGCCCCGATCCCCGACCAGGAGGTCGACGTCCGCCGGGGCATGCTCGGCCCGGCCACCCTGGCCACGCTGATCTACACCTCGGGCACCACCGGCCGCCCCAAGGGCTGCGCGCTCTCCCACGGCAACTTCTTCGCCGAGGTCGACAACGCCATCGAACTCCTCTACCCCGTCTTCAAGTCGAGGTCGAACGAGGAGGTCTCGGTCCTGCTGTTCCTGCCCATGTCGCATGTCTTCGGGCGGATGGTGGCGGTGGCCTGCGTCCGCGCCCGGGTGCGGCTCGGGCACGCGCCCAGCCTCCAGGCCGAGGACCTGATGGCGGATCTCGCCGCCTTCCGCCCGACCTGCCTGCTCGCCATCCCCTACATGCTGGAGAAGGTCTACAACGCCGCCCGCGCCAAGGCGGAGGCGGGCGGCCGGCTCACCATGTTCGACCGGGCCGCCGCCGTCGCCGGACGCTACGGCGAGGCCATGGAGGCCAAGCAGCACGGCACCGGATCAGGACCCGGCCGCGCCCTGGCCATGGCCCGCACCTTCTACGACCCGCTCGTCTACCGCCGGATCCGCAACGCCATGGGCGGCCGGGTCCGGCACGCCATCTGCGGCGGCTCGCCGCTCGGCCGACGCCTCGCCGCGTTCTACGCCGGTGCCGGCATCGAGATCTACGAGGGCTACGGCCTGACCGAGACGACGGCCGCCGCCACCGTCACCCCGCCCCTCAAACCCCGGCTGGGCACCGTGGGTTGGCCGATGCCCGGCACCCGGGTCCGGATCGCGGCGGACGGCGAGATCCTGATCTCCGGCGAACAGGTGCTGCGCGGCTACTGGGACCCGTCGGCCGGGGGTGTCGTCCCGGCGGCCGTCGACGGCTGGCTCGCCACCGGGGACATCGGCGAACTCGACGACGAGGGCTATCTGACCATCACCGGCCGCAAGAAGGAGCTGCTCATCACCGCGGGCGGCAAGAGCGTGGCCCCGGCGCCGCTGGAGAACTGGCTGCGCTCGCACCCACTGATCTCCCAGGCCATGGTCCTCGGCGACCGCCGCCCCTATGTCTCCGCGCTGATCACCCTCGACATGGACGGCATCACCCACTGGCGCCGCATGAACGGCCGCCACCCCGTCCCGGCCGAACTCCTGGTCAACGACGAGGAGTTGAGGGCGATCATCCAGCGCGCCCTGGACGAGGCCAACAAGCTGGTCTCCCGCCCGGAGTCCATCCGCCGTTTCGCGATCCTGCCGACCGACTTCACGGAGATGGCCGGGCATCTGACCCCGTCGATGAAACTGCGCCGGGAGGCGGTCATGAAGGACTTCGCGTTCGAGATCGAGGAGCTGTACGAGCGCTGA
- a CDS encoding DUF397 domain-containing protein has protein sequence MSNEHLTWFKSSYSDGEGGDCVEVAIAPSTIHLRDSKNPTGPRVTLAPAAWSSFLATAGTPPRCPVPERRNP, from the coding sequence ATGAGCAACGAGCATCTCACCTGGTTCAAGTCCAGCTACAGCGACGGCGAGGGAGGCGACTGCGTGGAGGTTGCCATAGCCCCCTCCACCATCCACCTCCGTGACTCCAAGAACCCCACGGGCCCCCGGGTCACCCTCGCCCCCGCCGCCTGGTCGAGCTTCCTGGCTACTGCGGGAACGCCGCCACGATGCCCAGTTCCTGAGCGCCGGAACCCGTGA
- a CDS encoding MaoC family dehydratase: protein MTVLTFKRPRHDADFPRTPLVLPRLRVDLTRLAAYERVCGFPTGEDALPLTYPHVLGFPLALRLMSRRSFPLPLLGLVHTSIEITGYEPLPATGRSYELSVRVAGLAPHRRGTEAGLVTELRADGKAVWESRSTYLARHRTDRTDTQAAGPRRERPPAPLPVVAEWRLGGDVGRRYAAVSGDRNPIHLHPLTARPFGFRRAIAHGMWTAARSLAAYGVPPAARVRAEFRAPVLLPGAVTYRAEPGRFELRGEDGRVHLTGTVS, encoded by the coding sequence ATGACGGTTCTGACCTTCAAACGGCCCCGCCACGACGCGGACTTCCCTCGCACGCCGTTGGTCCTCCCCCGCCTCCGGGTCGACCTGACCCGGCTCGCCGCGTACGAGCGAGTGTGCGGATTCCCGACCGGAGAGGACGCGCTGCCACTGACGTATCCGCACGTCCTGGGCTTCCCGCTCGCACTGCGCCTGATGAGCCGGCGGTCCTTCCCGCTCCCGCTACTGGGCCTGGTCCACACCTCGATCGAGATCACCGGGTACGAGCCGCTGCCGGCGACCGGCCGCTCCTACGAACTCTCCGTGCGCGTCGCCGGGTTGGCACCGCACCGACGAGGGACGGAGGCGGGGCTGGTGACCGAGCTCAGGGCCGACGGGAAGGCCGTATGGGAGTCGCGCAGCACGTATCTCGCACGGCACCGGACGGACCGGACGGACACACAGGCCGCCGGGCCCAGGCGGGAGCGGCCCCCTGCGCCGCTGCCCGTCGTCGCCGAGTGGCGGCTCGGCGGGGATGTGGGGCGGCGGTACGCCGCCGTGTCCGGGGACCGCAACCCCATCCACCTCCACCCGCTCACCGCCCGCCCGTTCGGCTTCCGGCGCGCCATCGCCCACGGCATGTGGACGGCGGCCCGCTCGCTGGCGGCGTACGGGGTGCCTCCGGCGGCGCGGGTCAGGGCGGAGTTCCGGGCGCCGGTGCTGCTCCCCGGGGCGGTGACCTACCGGGCGGAGCCGGGGCGGTTCGAACTGCGCGGGGAGGACGGCCGCGTACACCTCACGGGCACGGTCAGCTGA